A single region of the Photobacterium sanguinicancri genome encodes:
- a CDS encoding 4Fe-4S dicluster domain-containing protein codes for MNRFVIADPQLCIGCGTCMAACSTAHKAEGLQTHPRLTVMRHKQATAPVLCRHCEDAPCAQVCPVNAITQEQGSVVVNESLCVGCTLCAIACPFGAIAIDGSRPVDMANSYDTYIPSTVHSSNPSTSSPQCFGKDILAWEPGVKSIAVKCDLCQSTTGSPACIEVCPTKALFLVEEQGMADASQSKRNEAALDVSTIALERQES; via the coding sequence ATGAATCGCTTTGTAATTGCAGATCCTCAGTTATGTATCGGGTGTGGGACATGCATGGCAGCATGCTCTACAGCACACAAAGCGGAAGGTCTGCAAACTCACCCAAGATTGACCGTAATGCGGCATAAGCAGGCTACGGCGCCTGTACTATGCCGTCATTGTGAAGATGCGCCGTGCGCGCAAGTATGTCCTGTCAATGCCATTACCCAAGAACAGGGTAGTGTTGTTGTGAATGAAAGCCTCTGTGTAGGCTGCACGCTTTGTGCCATTGCATGCCCATTTGGTGCCATTGCTATAGATGGAAGTCGCCCTGTAGATATGGCGAATTCCTACGACACCTATATTCCCTCCACCGTCCATTCCAGTAACCCTTCAACCTCCAGCCCGCAATGTTTTGGTAAAGACATTTTAGCGTGGGAACCCGGCGTGAAGAGTATTGCTGTGAAGTGCGACTTATGTCAGTCCACCACGGGCTCGCCTGCGTGTATCGAGGTTTGTCCCACCAAGGCGCTGTTCTTGGTTGAAGAGCAAGGCATGGCAGACGCAAGTCAAAGTAAGCGCAATGAGGCGGCTCTTGATGTTTCAACCATAGCTTTGGAGCGACAGGAATCATGA
- the hypA gene encoding hydrogenase maturation nickel metallochaperone HypA → MHEMSLSMDTVDLVVEQATQQGFSKVTKVWLEIGVLSCVEPDTIKFCFDLAAKETIAQDAALEIVPKAGEAHCYDCDKAVSLAQRGESCPICQGYKLKVLQGDEMRIKEIEVE, encoded by the coding sequence ATGCATGAAATGTCTCTGAGTATGGACACCGTTGATCTCGTCGTAGAACAAGCTACTCAGCAAGGCTTTAGCAAAGTCACCAAGGTATGGTTAGAAATCGGAGTATTGTCATGCGTCGAACCAGACACCATTAAGTTCTGCTTCGATCTCGCAGCGAAAGAAACCATCGCCCAAGACGCGGCACTCGAAATAGTACCGAAAGCAGGTGAAGCCCATTGTTATGATTGCGATAAAGCCGTTTCTCTCGCCCAACGAGGGGAAAGCTGCCCGATCTGCCAAGGTTACAAACTAAAAGTGCTGCAAGGCGATGAAATGCGAATTAAAGAAATAGAGGTTGAATAA
- the hypB gene encoding hydrogenase nickel incorporation protein HypB has protein sequence MCNVCGCGDSQIEQVNSDHHHDHPHDHHHGHHHEQPHSHSHAAAHQENPQPVIVHHHYHHRGDVHHHHYHYPDPSSQHQSHHQSQQQHTHSHDQHHAHPHEHSHGHSAAHSHEEHHDHQHAHELTPELSAHGDLHYGKGEAETHVAGVSQRKLIEIEMDVLSKNNHLASHNREHFDQANQLVLNLVSSPGSGKTTLLTETLKRIQQSDRACAVIEGDQQTTNDADRIRETGVDAIQVNTGKGCHLDAKMVHDACHQLGLEQDGLLFIENVGNLVCPASFDLGEKYKVAILSVTEGEDKPLKYPNMFAASQLMIINKIDLLPYVAFDVEACIENARKVNPYIQVLELSAATGEGMEAWLDWLNNA, from the coding sequence ATGTGCAATGTTTGCGGATGTGGTGATAGCCAGATTGAACAAGTAAATTCTGACCATCATCATGACCATCCCCACGATCATCATCACGGACATCACCACGAACAGCCACATAGCCACTCACACGCAGCTGCTCACCAAGAAAACCCACAACCGGTTATTGTGCACCACCACTATCATCATCGGGGCGATGTTCACCACCATCATTATCATTACCCTGATCCATCATCGCAGCACCAATCGCACCATCAATCACAACAGCAACACACGCATAGCCACGATCAGCATCATGCTCATCCGCACGAGCACTCACATGGCCATTCAGCAGCCCATTCGCATGAAGAGCATCACGATCACCAACATGCGCATGAACTGACACCAGAACTATCCGCTCACGGCGATTTACATTATGGCAAAGGTGAAGCCGAAACCCATGTGGCGGGTGTTAGCCAACGCAAATTAATTGAAATTGAAATGGATGTGCTCAGCAAAAATAATCACCTTGCTAGCCACAACCGTGAACACTTTGACCAAGCCAATCAGTTAGTGCTGAATTTGGTTTCAAGCCCAGGTTCAGGCAAGACCACCCTACTAACGGAAACCTTAAAGCGGATTCAACAGAGCGACAGAGCCTGTGCTGTGATTGAAGGCGATCAACAAACCACCAACGATGCCGATCGTATTCGTGAGACAGGTGTAGATGCTATTCAAGTCAATACAGGTAAAGGCTGCCACTTAGACGCGAAAATGGTTCACGATGCCTGCCACCAGCTAGGCCTTGAACAAGACGGACTCTTGTTTATTGAAAACGTGGGGAACTTAGTTTGCCCTGCCAGCTTTGATTTAGGCGAGAAGTACAAAGTGGCGATTCTATCGGTAACCGAAGGGGAAGATAAGCCGCTTAAATACCCGAATATGTTTGCCGCTTCGCAGCTAATGATCATCAACAAAATCGACTTACTACCTTATGTCGCCTTTGATGTTGAAGCCTGCATTGAAAATGCGCGCAAAGTGAATCCATACATTCAAGTACTCGAACTTTCCGCGGCAACGGGTGAAGGCATGGAAGCGTGGTTAGATTGGCTCAATAATGCCTAA
- the focA gene encoding formate transporter FocA produces the protein MSNEQNPFDALMPTDMTIKAEEVGIYKATKNPLQSFVLAITAGVFISIAFVFYITVTTGSGDMAWGMAKFVGAIAFSLGLILVVICGGELFTSTVLTTVARASNRITTRQLIRNWVTVYFGNMLGALFFVALIWLAKQHLGNSGEWGIHAMQVAQHKIHHTFIQAVVLGILCNLMVCLAVWMTFSCHSATDKVMVMILPVAMFVACGFEHSIANMFMIPMGIVIQSFASPEFWLQTGHTAAEFADLNVANMVLNNLIPVTIGNIIGGGFFVGLTYWAIHRRPQLEKQRAEQILTQKMSHK, from the coding sequence ATGAGTAACGAACAAAACCCATTTGATGCCCTCATGCCCACCGACATGACGATTAAGGCTGAAGAAGTCGGTATCTATAAAGCCACCAAAAACCCACTACAATCTTTTGTGCTCGCGATCACCGCGGGGGTGTTTATCTCTATCGCGTTTGTTTTCTATATCACAGTCACCACAGGTTCTGGCGACATGGCATGGGGAATGGCGAAGTTCGTCGGGGCCATTGCGTTTAGTCTTGGCCTAATTTTGGTGGTGATTTGTGGCGGCGAGTTGTTCACCTCGACGGTATTAACCACGGTTGCCCGAGCCAGTAACCGTATCACTACTCGACAATTAATCCGCAACTGGGTAACCGTGTACTTCGGCAACATGCTGGGAGCACTCTTTTTTGTGGCCTTGATTTGGCTTGCCAAGCAGCACCTAGGTAACAGCGGTGAATGGGGTATTCATGCAATGCAAGTGGCGCAACACAAAATCCATCACACCTTTATTCAAGCGGTCGTGCTGGGTATTTTGTGTAATTTGATGGTGTGCTTAGCGGTGTGGATGACCTTCTCGTGCCATAGCGCGACCGACAAAGTGATGGTCATGATTCTGCCTGTCGCTATGTTTGTTGCCTGCGGCTTTGAGCACAGCATCGCCAACATGTTTATGATCCCTATGGGCATAGTGATCCAATCCTTCGCGTCACCTGAGTTTTGGCTTCAAACTGGCCATACGGCTGCGGAGTTTGCCGACCTTAACGTAGCGAATATGGTGTTAAACAACCTGATCCCCGTCACTATCGGCAATATTATTGGTGGTGGTTTCTTTGTAGGGCTAACTTACTGGGCGATTCATCGTCGTCCACAACTTGAAAAACAACGTGCTGAGCAAATTCTAACGCAAAAGATGAGTCATAAGTAA
- a CDS encoding EAL domain-containing protein produces MRLHLKKYNLLITVWVLTLVVTLPSISYVFIKSWETHKGVLANKIDALSDEFNYDIKTNLASLNERFPTAQVCDKAVIQLMKQVDYNAKYLTDFAVVHDNQIICTSESGMLTEPISLPKPNWVTAGGVSIILGMPIPLFDGQVTGITAQVGSFLAFLDYQQSESKTDHLWLKYINYGLNKGKKTYSYGDKVFSANGFVELVSGRQWYEDGHWLFSECRGDTECKIIAVDILAYFEAEKTAVIFSAVFLIILMSLMTQLGLRLHRWLYSLPRQIRNGMNNQQLELHYQPIIGFVSGEIEGCEVLCRWHTVEGKLIRPDEFIAMVETNRQTRELTELVVSRCIADLQHAELLGKCRVAINAFPDDIASGHILRVFRRQLPIKDYSTFTIELTEQKISDLPALSEGVRQLRMLGFQVAIDDFGTGFSNLEGLRELSVDILKIDKSFVWGAEKPSLKQSLIEHIVNIAKSLQLKIVAEGVETQEQFNFLRSMEVDYSQGYLHSRPVCLSEFADLLNTPATVSSPIIQPG; encoded by the coding sequence ATGCGTCTTCACCTTAAAAAATACAATCTGCTCATTACTGTCTGGGTACTGACATTAGTAGTAACACTTCCTTCTATATCGTATGTATTCATCAAATCATGGGAAACCCATAAGGGTGTCTTAGCGAATAAAATCGATGCGCTATCTGATGAGTTTAATTATGATATTAAAACAAATCTAGCTTCGCTTAATGAGCGTTTCCCGACTGCGCAAGTATGCGACAAAGCCGTAATTCAGCTAATGAAACAGGTTGATTACAATGCAAAATACCTAACAGATTTTGCTGTCGTACACGACAATCAGATCATCTGTACGTCAGAAAGTGGAATGCTAACGGAACCCATTTCCCTTCCTAAGCCTAATTGGGTGACGGCTGGCGGTGTTAGCATTATTCTAGGTATGCCAATTCCACTTTTCGATGGGCAAGTAACAGGAATAACGGCACAAGTCGGTTCTTTTTTGGCTTTTCTGGACTACCAACAATCTGAGAGTAAGACTGATCACCTATGGCTGAAATACATTAACTACGGCCTTAACAAAGGAAAGAAAACATACAGTTATGGTGATAAGGTATTTTCAGCTAACGGTTTTGTCGAATTAGTTTCCGGTCGACAATGGTATGAAGATGGACATTGGCTATTTAGTGAATGTCGTGGTGACACTGAATGCAAAATCATTGCGGTTGATATTCTGGCTTATTTTGAGGCGGAGAAAACGGCAGTTATCTTTTCGGCTGTTTTCTTAATCATATTGATGAGCTTAATGACCCAGCTGGGCTTGCGATTACATCGTTGGCTTTATAGTCTGCCACGGCAAATACGCAACGGCATGAATAATCAACAGCTGGAATTACATTATCAGCCAATCATCGGTTTTGTTTCCGGCGAGATTGAAGGATGTGAAGTGCTGTGTCGCTGGCATACGGTGGAAGGTAAGCTGATCCGCCCAGATGAGTTTATTGCGATGGTGGAGACGAATAGACAAACTCGTGAGTTAACGGAACTTGTCGTATCTAGGTGTATTGCTGATTTACAACACGCTGAGCTACTAGGTAAATGCCGAGTGGCTATTAATGCATTTCCTGATGATATCGCTTCTGGTCATATTCTTCGTGTCTTTCGTCGCCAGCTGCCGATCAAAGATTACTCTACATTTACAATTGAGTTGACTGAGCAAAAGATCAGTGACCTTCCAGCCCTTAGCGAAGGGGTTCGACAGCTCCGAATGCTGGGTTTTCAGGTGGCGATTGATGATTTTGGTACAGGCTTTTCTAATCTTGAAGGATTGCGCGAACTGAGTGTCGACATCCTTAAAATCGATAAAAGTTTTGTCTGGGGAGCGGAGAAGCCGTCATTGAAACAAAGTCTGATTGAGCATATTGTCAATATTGCCAAATCATTGCAGCTTAAAATTGTCGCAGAAGGGGTTGAAACTCAAGAGCAATTTAATTTCTTGCGCTCAATGGAAGTGGATTATAGCCAAGGATATCTGCACAGTCGTCCGGTTTGCTTGAGTGAGTTTGCGGACTTATTGAATACTCCAGCAACAGTGAGTAGTCCAATAATACAGCCCGGTTAA
- a CDS encoding regulatory protein RecX, with translation MFTQRPIKQAKTIDNVYGSAYYHLEAKDRTIGELRKKLEAKTDNQEWIDTVLNDLIDRGYLKSDKKFAVHFAEMAFNSEKGRQYILTKLKEKGIENSAANEAIDYLVNRDNICELTLLNSRLSAMRLEGFSSDKLYSALLKHGFRSSDVREAIQSHPVASTLSSKQQIKADKADIVKEIERLARKLKGKSFIKRELQQKLIDVSQFDEQIEKLEMDGSIDFYQNCQLRLEKKRFDLTNSKEKSKAYAYLYSHGFSSDEIKETLSS, from the coding sequence ATGTTTACTCAGCGTCCTATTAAACAAGCCAAGACGATAGATAACGTCTACGGCAGCGCTTATTATCACCTCGAAGCGAAAGATCGCACCATTGGTGAGCTACGAAAAAAGCTAGAGGCAAAAACCGATAATCAAGAATGGATAGACACGGTTTTAAATGACTTGATAGACCGTGGTTACCTTAAATCGGATAAAAAGTTTGCGGTACATTTTGCTGAAATGGCGTTTAATTCAGAAAAGGGCCGTCAGTACATTTTAACCAAGCTGAAAGAGAAGGGGATTGAGAACTCGGCCGCGAATGAAGCGATTGATTACCTTGTGAACCGCGACAACATTTGTGAACTTACCTTATTGAATAGCCGCCTTTCGGCTATGCGTTTGGAGGGTTTTTCGAGTGATAAACTCTATTCGGCACTGCTTAAGCATGGCTTTCGATCTTCTGATGTGCGCGAAGCGATTCAATCTCATCCTGTCGCATCAACACTGTCCTCTAAGCAACAAATCAAAGCGGATAAAGCTGATATCGTGAAAGAGATTGAGCGGTTAGCCCGTAAGTTAAAAGGCAAGTCTTTTATTAAGCGCGAGCTACAGCAAAAGCTGATCGATGTGTCTCAGTTTGATGAACAAATTGAGAAACTAGAAATGGATGGTTCGATTGATTTCTATCAAAACTGCCAACTACGGTTAGAGAAAAAACGCTTTGATTTAACGAACTCAAAAGAGAAAAGCAAAGCTTACGCCTATTTGTACTCTCATGGTTTTAGCTCGGATGAAATTAAAGAAACACTGTCGAGCTGA
- a CDS encoding sigma 54-interacting transcriptional regulator, with protein sequence MSEKFTFITPFFEWHGIGFLDVILQAMNDAYQKNSALPSNTERFDSYQMHEKFSQNGELKCLERVVYLLPKNYQVIVGRSSRWKEFVSDEKQKNIRESIKRTATNYAETKEDLEKLVLYFNSTEDKNFPDYQWLKENWRHHQDLWHIMNEFSIGTQVAWYKDNSSIYKKSQKIEFVELEIEYAQLHDEYGTATALRDWLAEQHLNQHTYVNLWGAMTSFQIAFHYLSWASPRFKSAHLVKCINEKKSNVQERLTPIRIEQANKDLLVQLRADDLGQYGLSDQQEKTYRWLNKYRELGDNFTILLLGPRGIGKTKVVRDVYADKDGDVISVNCAQFQSNPGLARSELFGYEKGAFTGADEKKTGAFSEANNKTLFLDEIHHLDKATQSLLLTALQTDDEGFFAFTPLGNNNQEKVRFQLITASNQKIEQLAELILPDLLDRISQRTLEFSPLQSGVAIRGEFIHVWDKMEFKGVYNPIDEDKEFLSWLASEDRVFSGNYRDLQKIAILCADHHRCSDLLKNTSLVSYVESTWRQTIASRPKDVSIENFLDEHNKFSLKEITDEFKAKVVRAAELYNGDIKTAANMLGITPKNLIEIKRRVKD encoded by the coding sequence ATGTCTGAAAAATTTACTTTTATCACCCCATTTTTTGAGTGGCATGGGATTGGTTTTTTAGATGTCATACTCCAAGCAATGAATGATGCTTATCAAAAAAATAGCGCCCTTCCTTCAAATACGGAGCGATTTGACTCGTATCAGATGCACGAGAAATTTTCTCAAAATGGTGAATTGAAGTGTCTTGAAAGAGTGGTGTATTTATTACCAAAAAATTATCAAGTGATTGTAGGAAGATCCTCTCGATGGAAAGAGTTTGTATCTGATGAAAAGCAAAAAAACATTCGGGAAAGTATTAAAAGGACTGCAACAAATTATGCCGAAACTAAAGAAGATTTAGAAAAGTTGGTTTTGTACTTTAATAGTACTGAAGATAAGAACTTTCCAGATTATCAATGGTTGAAGGAAAATTGGCGACATCATCAAGACCTTTGGCATATTATGAATGAATTCAGCATTGGAACTCAGGTTGCTTGGTATAAGGATAATTCATCGATCTATAAAAAATCACAAAAGATTGAGTTTGTTGAGCTAGAGATAGAGTATGCTCAATTACATGATGAATATGGAACCGCGACAGCCTTGAGAGATTGGTTGGCAGAGCAGCATTTAAACCAACATACTTATGTAAACCTATGGGGAGCTATGACAAGTTTTCAGATCGCTTTTCATTATTTATCCTGGGCGTCACCTCGTTTTAAATCAGCACATCTTGTAAAGTGTATTAATGAAAAAAAATCTAATGTCCAGGAGAGACTTACACCGATAAGAATAGAACAGGCAAATAAGGATTTATTAGTTCAATTGCGTGCTGATGATCTGGGGCAATATGGTTTATCTGATCAACAAGAAAAGACATATCGCTGGCTAAATAAATATAGAGAGCTTGGAGATAACTTTACAATTCTATTGCTTGGGCCAAGAGGTATAGGTAAAACAAAAGTCGTAAGAGATGTTTATGCTGATAAAGACGGAGATGTAATCAGTGTAAATTGCGCACAGTTTCAGAGCAATCCAGGACTGGCAAGAAGTGAGTTATTTGGTTATGAAAAAGGTGCATTTACAGGGGCGGATGAAAAGAAAACTGGTGCTTTTTCAGAAGCAAACAATAAAACGTTATTTCTAGATGAGATCCATCATCTTGATAAAGCGACTCAATCACTGTTACTTACGGCACTGCAAACTGACGACGAGGGGTTCTTTGCTTTTACTCCATTAGGTAACAATAATCAGGAAAAGGTTAGATTTCAGTTGATTACGGCTAGCAATCAAAAGATTGAGCAATTGGCAGAATTGATATTACCTGATCTTCTTGACCGAATAAGTCAAAGAACTCTTGAATTTTCTCCACTGCAATCAGGAGTGGCAATCCGTGGTGAGTTTATCCATGTATGGGACAAAATGGAATTTAAAGGGGTATATAATCCTATTGATGAGGATAAAGAATTCCTCTCTTGGTTAGCAAGTGAAGATCGTGTATTTAGTGGTAATTATCGAGACTTACAGAAAATAGCAATTTTATGTGCTGATCATCATCGTTGCTCTGATCTGCTAAAGAATACATCATTAGTTAGCTATGTTGAATCAACTTGGCGACAAACAATAGCTAGTCGACCAAAGGATGTTTCAATTGAAAATTTCTTAGATGAACATAATAAGTTTTCATTGAAAGAGATAACTGATGAATTTAAAGCGAAAGTTGTACGAGCGGCGGAGCTATATAATGGCGATATAAAAACTGCGGCTAATATGCTTGGGATCACGCCTAAAAATCTGATTGAGATCAAAAGAAGAGTTAAGGATTGA
- a CDS encoding MATE family Na+-driven efflux transporter, with protein sequence MLINQIKSINYKLLLVLILNGFIPLIYSTTRIHLLGDMPDIWAFSIAAQVAWLNIGYEVLSEALLIPLAFILGQVISEKRAYQLRVSTSLIVVLLLYLIVTAFVLMFASKLVTGMQQDSSLIIQTIEYIRLESIAILLSSVFAFFNLVLVLKDNQRALYALLVLQTVLTLLGDSIFVSQLPLSLSLGVNGIAITNIFVNLSLSVVSILYLTKDGFQLRYIQFQHQKWLRVWFKIGFKSGLESFVRNFAFLVMILQLINQIQQAGVYWITNNFIWGWLLLPILALGQLVKQDTATSRSLTPEKINAYLILSFVIIGLWLISTPLWDVFIITVMGVTESGPIVQLATLLIGFYAVFALNNVIDSYFYGLGRTDLMLYQSLIVNTLFYGGAYIAYQIGWFIPSLEAIALMFGFALLFDAALTLGLYIWLRKTERQNLRLSSVVG encoded by the coding sequence ATGCTAATCAATCAAATCAAAAGCATTAATTATAAGCTTTTATTGGTACTCATACTTAACGGATTTATTCCGTTAATATACTCAACAACGAGAATTCATCTCTTAGGTGATATGCCCGATATATGGGCATTTAGTATTGCCGCACAAGTAGCATGGTTAAATATTGGTTATGAAGTGCTCAGCGAAGCATTATTAATCCCGCTGGCTTTTATTCTAGGTCAAGTTATTTCAGAAAAACGCGCTTATCAGTTACGCGTTTCAACATCATTAATAGTTGTTCTTCTGCTTTACCTGATTGTTACCGCATTCGTATTGATGTTTGCGTCAAAATTGGTTACAGGCATGCAGCAAGATTCATCTTTGATCATACAAACCATTGAGTACATTCGCTTAGAATCGATAGCTATTCTACTGTCTAGTGTGTTTGCGTTTTTTAATTTAGTGCTGGTTTTAAAAGATAATCAACGAGCATTATATGCCCTATTGGTATTACAAACGGTACTAACGCTACTAGGTGATAGTATTTTTGTCAGTCAGTTGCCACTCTCACTCTCTTTAGGTGTCAATGGCATTGCTATAACCAATATTTTTGTCAATTTATCACTTTCAGTGGTATCGATTCTTTATTTAACTAAGGATGGTTTTCAGCTTCGATACATTCAGTTTCAGCACCAAAAATGGCTCAGAGTCTGGTTTAAGATTGGTTTTAAGTCTGGATTGGAATCCTTTGTCCGTAACTTTGCATTTTTAGTTATGATCTTGCAACTTATTAATCAGATTCAGCAAGCTGGTGTCTACTGGATCACAAATAACTTTATATGGGGATGGTTACTCCTACCGATTCTCGCGTTAGGGCAATTAGTTAAGCAAGATACGGCAACAAGCCGAAGCCTTACACCAGAAAAGATCAATGCGTATCTTATTTTGAGCTTCGTCATTATTGGTTTGTGGCTGATAAGTACGCCTTTATGGGATGTTTTCATCATAACGGTGATGGGAGTAACAGAGTCTGGCCCTATTGTTCAACTTGCAACTTTATTAATAGGGTTTTACGCAGTATTTGCCCTTAATAATGTTATCGATAGCTACTTTTATGGCTTAGGTAGAACAGATTTGATGCTTTATCAATCCCTCATCGTTAATACATTGTTTTATGGCGGAGCTTATATTGCTTATCAAATAGGCTGGTTTATTCCATCACTAGAAGCTATCGCCCTAATGTTTGGTTTCGCTCTGCTTTTTGACGCTGCACTTACTTTAGGCCTTTATATATGGCTAAGAAAAACAGAGCGTCAAAACTTAAGATTAAGTAGTGTAGTTGGGTAA
- a CDS encoding GTP 3',8-cyclase MoaA family protein has product MANNSPMRKNKDANPLSEGKIRELELSITNQCNLNCHRCGFNIPNQVTPVNGEGIDEHITSLRLLKTCGVKVEKIVIAGGEASLSKSLNDHLIEIRKVGISEQIEVVTNGLYPKGITKNTLANLDSLVISDYVMTEEFENIWRQYIKALNYKGNIEFRRKTAWDDLLSEVNNDPEQTRHHWSTCFYRKYDVTLERGRLFSCSRIAKKRWDEQGLLINSETSVSDVSSYLAAKDPRTACYSCATIGNESNIPVAVQTRNNMAKIILKAEQYMRESL; this is encoded by the coding sequence TTGGCTAATAACTCTCCTATGAGGAAAAATAAAGATGCTAATCCGTTATCGGAAGGCAAAATTAGAGAACTGGAATTATCTATAACTAATCAATGTAACTTGAATTGTCATAGATGCGGTTTCAACATTCCTAACCAAGTAACTCCTGTCAACGGAGAAGGGATAGATGAACATATTACATCACTTAGGCTATTAAAAACATGTGGTGTAAAAGTCGAAAAGATTGTTATTGCAGGAGGAGAGGCATCTTTGTCAAAAAGTCTTAACGATCATCTTATAGAAATTAGAAAAGTTGGTATATCTGAACAAATTGAAGTGGTTACAAATGGTCTTTATCCTAAAGGAATAACTAAAAACACTTTAGCTAATTTAGATAGTTTGGTCATTAGTGACTATGTTATGACAGAAGAGTTTGAAAATATCTGGAGGCAATATATAAAAGCTCTAAATTACAAGGGAAACATTGAATTTAGAAGAAAAACCGCTTGGGATGATCTACTTAGTGAAGTTAATAATGATCCGGAACAAACAAGACATCATTGGTCGACTTGCTTCTATAGAAAATATGATGTCACTCTAGAACGTGGCCGCCTTTTTAGTTGTTCTCGTATAGCTAAGAAAAGGTGGGACGAACAGGGTTTACTAATTAATTCTGAAACTTCAGTCAGCGATGTATCTAGCTATTTAGCAGCAAAAGATCCTAGAACGGCATGTTACTCCTGTGCAACTATTGGCAATGAGTCTAATATTCCAGTGGCAGTCCAAACTCGTAATAATATGGCAAAAATAATACTAAAAGCTGAGCAGTATATGAGAGAGAGTCTTTGA
- a CDS encoding AAA family ATPase, giving the protein MDNSKFYYLVGLEGSGKTTVSKQLAKSIDGGFAIQTSSRFFSFLKRKGIDTLNDFNSVNDDVREELVNKFHHEFISDKNKYEYLFLDGHMYVDNSVTGVRVNAMATNNNGVSNGIIHLNSSSKMIESNVNNDNSSKVRNRKVRSLEETKERSEKEFQAAEDYCIKNNIEFGVLNHTISDGIFTSKRYSDVVFLNEYYLPQTLEIRSLYGKQFDSELSPSALRRLHHKIGELLVNSFYSKTNLAQENYQVISMDRSGNYISNGFINNYDGNFYMYKKSDNNEFSVYENKSIVIIDSVIDSGKTIKNIVESLPESYSETIHVICLSINVKALDMIFSLKHKVSFHCLGFSNKEDRPTGKGDMGARLYGTCS; this is encoded by the coding sequence ATGGATAATAGCAAATTTTATTACTTAGTTGGCTTAGAAGGCTCAGGGAAAACAACCGTATCTAAACAACTGGCCAAGAGCATTGACGGTGGTTTTGCAATTCAGACATCCTCTCGTTTCTTTAGTTTCCTCAAGAGAAAAGGTATAGATACACTGAACGATTTTAATTCAGTGAATGATGATGTACGTGAAGAATTAGTGAATAAATTTCATCATGAATTTATCAGCGACAAAAATAAATATGAGTACTTATTTTTAGATGGCCATATGTACGTTGATAATTCAGTAACTGGTGTAAGGGTTAATGCTATGGCTACCAATAATAATGGGGTATCCAATGGTATTATTCATTTGAACTCTTCATCAAAAATGATAGAAAGCAATGTTAACAATGATAATTCTTCTAAAGTGAGAAATAGAAAGGTAAGAAGCTTAGAGGAGACAAAAGAGCGTTCCGAAAAGGAGTTTCAAGCAGCCGAAGACTATTGCATTAAAAACAACATTGAATTCGGAGTATTAAATCACACTATTTCAGATGGTATTTTTACTAGCAAAAGATATTCTGACGTTGTATTTTTAAATGAATATTATCTTCCGCAAACTCTAGAAATTAGAAGTTTATACGGTAAACAATTTGACTCAGAGCTATCACCATCAGCTTTGCGTAGGCTACATCATAAGATTGGCGAGTTGCTAGTAAATTCATTTTACTCCAAAACTAACTTAGCCCAAGAAAACTACCAAGTGATTTCGATGGATCGCTCAGGAAACTATATATCTAATGGATTCATAAATAATTATGATGGTAACTTTTACATGTACAAAAAATCTGACAACAATGAATTTTCCGTATATGAAAACAAAAGTATAGTGATTATCGACTCAGTTATTGATAGCGGAAAAACCATAAAAAACATAGTTGAATCACTTCCTGAATCATATAGTGAAACCATCCATGTTATTTGTTTATCCATTAATGTGAAAGCATTGGATATGATCTTTTCTCTTAAGCACAAAGTTTCATTTCATTGTCTTGGCTTTTCCAACAAAGAAGATAGGCCAACAGGAAAAGGAGATATGGGGGCTCGACTATATGGTACCTGTAGTTAA